The Arcobacter roscoffensis genome segment TAACAGTGAAACAAATAGAATTATTTTCAAATTCATTAAGGTTCTCCTTTATTTTCACTTAATTTTGGCGCGCATTATATATAAAATAGAATTATTTGTCAAATTCTAACTATAAATTACTTGTTTTATGCCTTAATTTAATCTAGTATTTAGCTTTTAAGAATATAATTCCGAAAAAATTTTAACGAGTTATAAAAATTGGAAAAAAGAGAATTTAAGAAAACAATAAAAGAAATAGGTTTCTCTTCACAGAAGAGTTTTGCAGAAAATATAGGTGTAAAAGCAACGACTTTTACAACATATAAAAGTATACCAAGTCATATAGAAAGAATTGTAAATATGGCATTAATGGCTAAAAAAAATGGTATTCCTTTTGAAGAAATCAAAGAAGCTATGAAGATAGATTAATAAATCTATCTTTTAGCACTTTTCCTTAATAAGGTTTTCTACACAAATTTCAATCATTTCATAAACTTTATCAAAACCTTCAAAACCTTCAAAGAAGTATGGATCTGGTACATCTTGTCCATCAAAGCCAAAATCTCCTAGTTTTAGTACATCTTTAGCACCTAATTTTTTAAGGTTTGTTATATTTGAATCATCTAAACCAACAACTAAATCATAATTTTTTAAATCTTCAATAGTTACTTGCTGAGCTCTTTGTTTTGAGATATCAAGGTCATTTTGTTTACAAACTTTTATAGAGTTTTCACAAGGTGGCTCACCTATATGCCAGTCACCTGTTCCTGCACTTTGTACATCTAGGTCTAAATTATTTTGTTTTGCGTATCTTTGTCCTACTCCTTGAGCTATTGGAGATCTACAGATATTTCCAAGGCAAACAAAGATAATTGATTTTACTTTACTCATTTTTATCTAATCCTATATTTATATATTTTCTAACTTTTTTTATTTCATCTAAATCGGCACTTACTTTGATAATCTCTTTATCATCATCTTTTACTACATTTCCAAAAGGTGAAATAATCGCACTTCCTTTTGCCATATTTTCATCAGCACTATTACTTGCTATTACAAAACATTGATTTACAAGAGCTAGAGATTTAGAGATAGTTTCATAGTGGTCTTTTCTTTTAAGTCCCCACATAGCAGGATTTAAAACTACATCAGCACCTTTAACTTTTTCCCAAAGTTGAGGAAATCTAAGCTCAAAGCAAATTAAAGTGGCTACTTTAAGACCGTTTATATCAAGAATTTTAATATCTTCTTTATTTCCTGCTTTAAAATGTTCAAGTTCATTTCCTAAAGGAAATAGTTTTAATTTTGATTGAGTATGTAAAATTTCTTGATTATGAAATATATGTAAAGTATTATAAAAAGCATTATTTTGCTTAGTAATAAATGTTAAAGCAATAGTTTTATTCTTTGCAAGGCTTTTTAGCTCTTCTATAGCCTTTATACTAAAATCAGAAGCCTCTTGCATCCTATCATAACAAAAGCCACTAAGAGCTATCTCAGGGGCTAAAATAATAGAGTTTTCTTCACACTTTTGAATCAAACTTTTTAAATGCTCTAAGTTTTTCTGAAAATCTTCACTTGTTTTAATTTGAAGTGCTATTAAGTTCATTTAATACCTTTTTTATTAAGTTTTCTACAGCAGTTTGATAAGAAATAGCTGTAGCATGAGAAGTGGCTTCATATTTAGTAACTAATTTTGGTTCTGTATTTGAAGCTCTAACTAAAGCCCAACCATACTCAAATACTATTCTAATACCATCTACTTTAATTATCTCTTTTATTACAGGAAAACCCCTTTGAGGTTTTTTAATCTCTTCTTTTAGTTTTTTTATTAAAGCGAATTTAATATCTTCGCTTGTAAACATTTCTATATTTGGACTTGTATAAACACTTGGAAGTTTTTCTATTTGCTTATCAAGGTTTACACCTTTAAAAACTAGTTCTAATACTCTAAGTGTGGCATATATAGCATCATCATATCCATAATATCTAT includes the following:
- a CDS encoding low molecular weight protein-tyrosine-phosphatase, with the translated sequence MSKVKSIIFVCLGNICRSPIAQGVGQRYAKQNNLDLDVQSAGTGDWHIGEPPCENSIKVCKQNDLDISKQRAQQVTIEDLKNYDLVVGLDDSNITNLKKLGAKDVLKLGDFGFDGQDVPDPYFFEGFEGFDKVYEMIEICVENLIKEKC
- a CDS encoding carbon-nitrogen hydrolase family protein, whose product is MNLIALQIKTSEDFQKNLEHLKSLIQKCEENSIILAPEIALSGFCYDRMQEASDFSIKAIEELKSLAKNKTIALTFITKQNNAFYNTLHIFHNQEILHTQSKLKLFPLGNELEHFKAGNKEDIKILDINGLKVATLICFELRFPQLWEKVKGADVVLNPAMWGLKRKDHYETISKSLALVNQCFVIASNSADENMAKGSAIISPFGNVVKDDDKEIIKVSADLDEIKKVRKYINIGLDKNE